One bacterium genomic region harbors:
- a CDS encoding phosphoribosylaminoimidazolesuccinocarboxamide synthase codes for MQKLAEGKTKIIYDLGDGNVHMVAKDAITAGDGAQRDVIQGKAELATRTTANVFELLNRKGIPTHYVKKVDSLTLLCKRCEMIPLEVVVRGTATGSYLKRNPLSVEGQDFDPPLPVEFFIKDDSRHDPIITFSPDRWFLHPPKEPVSDSNVIDEMEPILTTDQIERMTETARRVFAILFETWSAFDVKLIDLKIEFGRTYDGELVVADVVDNDSWRIWPGGDKSKQLDKQVYRDTRDLSSTVSKYATVADLTDKFIEL; via the coding sequence ATGCAAAAACTTGCAGAAGGCAAAACCAAGATAATCTACGACCTTGGGGACGGCAACGTTCACATGGTCGCAAAGGACGCCATTACCGCGGGCGACGGAGCGCAGCGCGATGTTATCCAGGGCAAGGCGGAGCTCGCCACGCGGACCACAGCCAACGTCTTCGAGCTTCTCAACCGCAAGGGCATTCCCACCCACTACGTAAAAAAAGTCGACTCACTTACCCTTCTCTGCAAGCGCTGCGAGATGATTCCTCTCGAAGTAGTCGTGCGCGGAACTGCAACAGGCTCCTATCTCAAACGCAATCCTCTCTCGGTCGAAGGCCAGGATTTTGACCCGCCCCTGCCGGTTGAGTTCTTCATCAAGGACGACTCGCGCCACGACCCGATAATCACCTTTTCTCCCGACCGCTGGTTCCTGCACCCGCCGAAGGAACCGGTATCCGACTCCAACGTTATCGATGAGATGGAACCTATCCTCACAACCGACCAGATAGAGCGCATGACTGAGACCGCGAGAAGGGTCTTTGCAATCCTCTTCGAGACATGGTCAGCCTTCGACGTAAAGCTCATCGATCTCAAGATTGAATTCGGTCGCACCTATGACGGCGAACTGGTCGTCGCGGACGTGGTCGATAACGACTCCTGGCGGATATGGCCTGGAGGCGACAAATCCAAACAGCTGGATAAGCAGGTATACCGCGACACGCGCGACCTTTCAAGCACCGTTTCGAAGTACGCTACCGTAGCCGATTTGACGGACAAGTTCATTGAACTCTGA
- a CDS encoding FAD-binding oxidoreductase, with protein sequence MRDSYDLVIIGGGVIGASALWNIKAQGFKGNVALFERGDALAEETSAKSAGAFRNLWGSRINLDMCNYSIRFLETFEKDFSIPIGFHKHGYLFTFYEKRWNEIKAYKPNLDAAGVRSELLSPEEIEKRVPGLKAGVSHMDPDIVEFAGFEPITGGLFGPDCGSFDPSAAAKGYVERTEREYSSSVEVHLRTEVKRIEFDNNKVKGIELSNGRRIGAGMLVVAAGPWSMQLLAASGLRDDENLPVEPLKRQLFITNLPDVPGYEHIPLTIIDRGIYFKYETGNLQIGRADPEQKPGFDQSPSLAYYKDEVAPYMQERIPAAAHCNVKNMWAGLYSMTLPDHNGILGQHPSYPGLYLANGWSGHGAMVAPAAGVALAELITQGSYKTVDARPLRFERFAEQDLVHEEIVI encoded by the coding sequence TTGCGTGATTCATACGATCTGGTCATCATTGGAGGAGGTGTTATAGGTGCATCCGCTCTGTGGAACATCAAAGCTCAAGGTTTCAAAGGAAACGTAGCGCTCTTTGAGCGCGGCGACGCCCTGGCAGAGGAGACCTCAGCAAAATCCGCAGGCGCATTCCGCAATCTGTGGGGCTCCCGAATCAACCTCGACATGTGCAACTACTCCATACGCTTTCTCGAGACCTTCGAGAAGGATTTTTCAATCCCCATAGGCTTTCACAAGCACGGCTACCTCTTCACGTTCTACGAGAAGCGCTGGAACGAGATCAAGGCGTACAAGCCCAATCTCGACGCGGCAGGCGTCCGCTCCGAACTCCTTTCCCCAGAAGAGATAGAAAAAAGGGTTCCGGGGCTTAAGGCAGGCGTATCCCACATGGATCCCGATATCGTCGAGTTCGCCGGATTCGAACCTATTACTGGCGGCCTTTTCGGGCCCGACTGCGGTTCGTTTGACCCTTCGGCTGCGGCAAAAGGCTACGTAGAGCGTACGGAGCGCGAGTATTCCTCCTCGGTCGAGGTGCATCTTCGAACCGAAGTGAAAAGAATCGAGTTCGATAATAACAAAGTAAAGGGTATAGAGCTATCTAACGGCCGTCGCATAGGCGCCGGCATGCTTGTTGTAGCCGCAGGTCCCTGGTCAATGCAGCTTCTTGCAGCGTCAGGACTGCGCGACGACGAGAATCTGCCCGTCGAGCCTCTAAAGCGCCAGCTCTTCATCACCAACCTTCCCGATGTACCGGGTTACGAACACATACCGCTCACCATCATAGACCGGGGCATATACTTCAAGTACGAGACAGGCAACCTTCAGATAGGCCGCGCAGACCCAGAGCAAAAACCCGGTTTCGACCAGAGCCCCTCACTTGCATACTACAAGGACGAAGTTGCGCCCTACATGCAGGAGCGCATCCCGGCTGCCGCACACTGCAACGTGAAGAATATGTGGGCGGGTCTCTACAGCATGACCTTACCTGACCACAACGGCATCCTTGGACAGCATCCTTCCTATCCCGGCCTCTATCTAGCCAACGGATGGTCCGGCCACGGCGCAATGGTCGCGCCCGCAGCAGGCGTTGCACTCGCCGAACTCATCACCCAAGGCTCCTACAAGACCGTTGACGCCCGGCCGCTGCGCTTCGAGCGCTTCGCCGAGCAAGACCTCGTTCACGAAGAAATAGTGATATAG
- a CDS encoding T9SS type A sorting domain-containing protein: protein MKQVAVILITIPILLAASSPNMRIGYYGHSMFEIVLPSGVRIVTDPFVPDPSIQSPFPTGIQADIVVMSHNHTDHSNSAGVAGSPDLISWSSGTSHGIQFIATPVRHFPGGGIGQNNIMTWEASGLKFNHMGDYGDTALSDSEKTVLSGSDMLFIPAGGAGTTIDAVKADVFITQTQPRVSFPMHIWGLTLEDINSSFTHPVTILEGYWIAVDPDKLPEGTVIWELRQPTPSSQAELAADLEATSVKANLKSGSYTFTLDVKNNTARALNDASCFISVYDSNSLVFADTGIIDLLSNGTAQFESMEYEPASSQEYTLFGEVVYPADGAPQNDTVSAKANLSGTEEFPLRELLLEIRHGERGVVFFDYSAPSSGARLSVYDVSGKLVDFFSLEPGSGKSLRYESCGLLRSGVYFARLYVDNGSLTRKFIVY from the coding sequence ATGAAACAAGTCGCAGTTATACTTATTACAATCCCTATCCTGCTCGCAGCATCCTCGCCAAATATGCGAATAGGCTATTACGGGCACTCGATGTTCGAGATAGTTTTGCCCTCGGGTGTCCGAATCGTCACCGATCCTTTCGTGCCTGACCCAAGCATACAGAGTCCTTTTCCCACAGGCATCCAGGCCGATATCGTAGTGATGAGCCACAATCATACAGACCACTCGAATTCAGCAGGTGTTGCCGGCTCGCCAGATCTAATATCCTGGTCGAGCGGCACCTCTCACGGCATTCAGTTTATTGCAACTCCCGTGAGGCATTTCCCGGGTGGAGGCATTGGTCAGAACAATATCATGACATGGGAAGCCTCGGGTCTCAAGTTCAACCATATGGGAGACTACGGCGACACGGCACTCTCTGATTCAGAGAAGACGGTGCTTTCAGGGTCCGATATGCTCTTCATCCCGGCAGGCGGTGCAGGAACCACGATAGACGCTGTAAAAGCGGACGTTTTCATTACCCAGACCCAGCCACGGGTCTCCTTTCCAATGCATATCTGGGGTCTTACGCTGGAGGATATCAACTCATCATTCACCCACCCGGTAACTATACTCGAGGGTTACTGGATCGCAGTAGACCCGGACAAACTTCCTGAAGGTACTGTAATCTGGGAACTCAGACAGCCGACACCCTCCTCCCAGGCTGAGCTTGCGGCCGACCTAGAGGCTACTTCGGTGAAGGCTAACCTCAAGTCAGGTTCATATACTTTTACTCTTGACGTGAAGAATAACACAGCCAGAGCGCTCAATGATGCATCATGTTTTATAAGTGTTTACGACAGTAATTCGCTCGTTTTTGCCGACACCGGTATTATAGATTTACTTTCTAACGGAACTGCCCAGTTCGAATCCATGGAGTATGAACCTGCTTCAAGTCAGGAGTACACTCTATTCGGCGAGGTAGTGTATCCTGCTGACGGTGCTCCTCAGAACGACACCGTTTCGGCAAAAGCCAATCTCTCAGGCACAGAAGAGTTCCCGCTTAGAGAGCTACTCCTTGAAATCCGGCACGGCGAACGCGGAGTCGTGTTTTTCGATTACTCGGCGCCTTCAAGCGGGGCAAGGCTTTCAGTCTACGATGTTAGCGGAAAACTCGTCGATTTCTTTTCCCTCGAACCAGGTTCCGGTAAATCTTTGCGCTACGAAAGCTGCGGACTGCTCCGTTCGGGAGTCTATTTCGCCCGCCTTTATGTGGATAACGGCTCGCTAACCAGGAAATTCATAGTCTATTGA
- a CDS encoding T9SS type A sorting domain-containing protein: protein MIKKYFAVVFLFCSLPLAAQPEFTEADLPTIGYNAEFVSDTASEVIVDVGKPGGPRTWDFSRLVTGDTALFEVLAPEGTAWDTFFPKAEYVYHTTGVGNDSLSGDMWQYLRTTAIQMRLLGVTFNVDTLALMGKCDPEQTFLPLPLKMGSQWSDSLYLMDTVALDPAPVVVTYREHKTSLVDAWGTVTVPKGSFEALRVLVHDTVFITVMLGPIPFMADTSMTINYQWLASHVGPVMTIASRDGEGDPEFDTASRYAPLVKNNINSSIEEKPETKPCDALVFEAGKVFFQADGRSYTDLTLYDALGRSIGTLYSATPSAGRHSANLPSGLAKGVYFVRMRTPDKCLSGKIVVFE, encoded by the coding sequence ATGATTAAAAAATACTTTGCAGTAGTATTTCTGTTTTGCTCTCTTCCGCTGGCGGCCCAGCCGGAATTTACCGAAGCCGACCTTCCGACAATAGGCTACAACGCGGAATTCGTAAGCGACACCGCTAGCGAGGTAATCGTGGATGTAGGAAAACCTGGGGGGCCCAGAACTTGGGATTTTTCAAGACTTGTGACGGGCGACACCGCTTTGTTCGAGGTGCTCGCACCGGAAGGCACCGCTTGGGATACGTTTTTCCCAAAGGCCGAGTACGTATATCATACGACCGGCGTAGGTAACGATTCGCTTTCGGGCGACATGTGGCAATACCTCAGGACAACGGCTATCCAGATGAGGCTGTTGGGCGTAACGTTTAATGTGGATACACTCGCCCTCATGGGCAAGTGCGATCCCGAACAAACGTTCCTGCCCTTGCCTTTGAAGATGGGCTCCCAGTGGAGCGATTCGCTCTATTTAATGGACACGGTAGCGTTGGATCCTGCGCCTGTCGTTGTTACATACCGCGAGCACAAAACAAGCCTTGTGGATGCATGGGGAACGGTAACGGTGCCGAAGGGCAGCTTTGAAGCCCTGCGCGTGCTCGTACACGATACCGTATTTATAACCGTGATGCTCGGCCCCATACCGTTCATGGCTGATACGAGCATGACGATAAACTACCAGTGGCTTGCATCACATGTAGGACCCGTTATGACCATTGCGAGCAGGGATGGGGAGGGAGACCCTGAGTTTGATACTGCATCCCGCTATGCTCCGCTCGTAAAGAACAACATAAACAGCTCGATTGAAGAGAAACCAGAGACTAAACCCTGCGACGCGCTCGTTTTTGAAGCGGGCAAGGTCTTCTTCCAGGCAGACGGAAGGTCCTATACTGATTTGACCTTGTACGATGCTCTAGGACGGTCAATAGGAACGCTATACAGCGCAACACCCTCAGCCGGCAGACATAGCGCGAACCTTCCTTCTGGACTCGCGAAAGGGGTTTACTTCGTACGGATGAGAACGCCGGATAAGTGCCTTTCAGGAAAAATCGTGGTTTTTGAATAA